A window of the Syntrophothermus lipocalidus DSM 12680 genome harbors these coding sequences:
- the fni gene encoding type 2 isopentenyl-diphosphate Delta-isomerase, translating into MRTRRKLEHLRLALELPLGPGATGFEDVFLVHNAVPELELNQIELGTEFLGRRLQAPLLINAMSGGINEARDINESLAMLAAEYGLGMAVGSQIIGVEEDACLESFQVVRQVNPGGLVLANVSALAKVSVAMRAVEMVEADGLQVHLNVPQELAMAEGDRKFEGVLDNIHELVERLPVPVIVKEVGFGMSREVADKLISVGVKYLDIGGHGGTNFIAIENERGGLFDEEMALWGIPTAVSLIEVLSLNREVKVIATGGISSPLRAAKALGLGADLVGVAGILLKVLQGGGREKLSRWMDTYLYRLKAICLMTGARTPFELRRQPIVIVGKTAEWLRVRGIDVSSWGRRQ; encoded by the coding sequence ATAAGAACTCGTCGTAAGCTGGAACACCTCCGGTTAGCTTTGGAGCTTCCACTAGGTCCCGGGGCCACCGGTTTCGAAGATGTATTTCTGGTTCACAATGCGGTCCCCGAGCTAGAATTGAACCAGATTGAGCTTGGTACCGAATTTCTAGGTCGCCGCTTGCAAGCTCCCTTACTCATCAACGCCATGAGTGGAGGTATAAATGAGGCTCGCGATATAAACGAGAGCCTGGCCATGCTGGCTGCGGAGTATGGGCTGGGTATGGCGGTGGGGTCACAGATCATAGGCGTGGAAGAAGATGCCTGCCTAGAGAGTTTTCAAGTTGTGCGGCAGGTTAATCCCGGGGGTCTGGTGCTGGCCAACGTCAGTGCCCTTGCCAAGGTTTCGGTGGCTATGCGGGCGGTGGAGATGGTCGAAGCAGACGGGTTGCAGGTTCACCTCAACGTTCCGCAGGAATTGGCTATGGCGGAGGGCGACCGGAAATTTGAGGGGGTTCTAGACAACATTCATGAACTGGTTGAGCGTTTGCCGGTACCTGTGATTGTAAAAGAGGTTGGCTTCGGGATGTCACGTGAGGTAGCGGACAAGCTTATTTCCGTTGGGGTAAAATACCTCGATATAGGAGGACATGGAGGTACAAATTTTATTGCCATAGAAAACGAGCGCGGTGGGCTTTTCGACGAAGAGATGGCGCTTTGGGGCATTCCGACTGCTGTCAGTTTAATAGAAGTGCTTTCACTGAACCGTGAAGTCAAGGTTATCGCTACTGGAGGGATCTCGTCTCCCCTCCGGGCAGCCAAAGCCCTGGGCTTGGGAGCAGACTTAGTGGGGGTGGCTGGTATTCTGCTCAAGGTTTTGCAAGGAGGAGGTAGAGAGAAGCTGAGTAGATGGATGGATACTTACCTATACCGGCTGAAGGCTATTTGTCTGATGACAGGAGCCCGAACCCCGTTCGAATTGAGAAGACAACCAATTGTAATAGTAGGGAAAACAGCGGAATGGTTAAGGGTCAGAGGGATAGATGTGAGTTCTTGGGGTAGGAGACAATAG
- the mobA gene encoding molybdenum cofactor guanylyltransferase → MLNASGVILSGGMSSRMAENKAFSRVGGKRIIDIIVAKFKDRFEEIFIVSNQPELYDDLGVKVVSDIIPGKGPLSGLHSGLSHSRAPAILAVACDMPFINLALGEWMIKLLPGYDVVAPLIGGRFQPLFAVYAKSCLPVFERCLSENKLKISRIYKEELEVRYITEEEVALFGQAEIMFYNVNSRDNLLKAQEIAKEVIT, encoded by the coding sequence ATGTTAAACGCTAGTGGTGTGATATTATCCGGGGGTATGAGCTCTCGGATGGCGGAGAACAAAGCGTTTTCTAGGGTTGGCGGAAAGAGGATCATAGACATCATCGTTGCCAAATTCAAAGACCGTTTTGAGGAGATTTTCATCGTGAGCAATCAGCCGGAGCTGTATGATGACCTGGGAGTCAAGGTGGTTTCCGACATCATACCGGGCAAAGGTCCTTTAAGCGGGTTACATTCTGGATTATCACACTCTAGGGCCCCCGCAATCCTGGCAGTTGCCTGTGATATGCCGTTTATAAACCTGGCGCTAGGGGAGTGGATGATAAAACTTCTACCAGGGTACGATGTGGTCGCGCCTCTTATTGGCGGCCGGTTTCAGCCACTGTTTGCTGTTTATGCAAAGTCCTGTTTGCCGGTTTTTGAGCGGTGTTTAAGCGAAAACAAGCTAAAGATTAGCCGGATATATAAGGAAGAGCTGGAAGTGAGGTATATCACAGAAGAAGAAGTGGCTCTGTTCGGGCAGGCAGAGATAATGTTTTACAATGTCAACAGTCGGGATAACTTGCTCAAGGCTCAGGAAATAGCAAAGGAAGTGATAACATAA
- a CDS encoding FmdB family zinc ribbon protein — MPFFDFKCEECGHEFVKRVSNEEKSSVKCPQCGNTKVKQLLSPFFAPGSRSGGNNFTPSDACGGCGVAGTG; from the coding sequence GTGCCGTTCTTTGATTTCAAATGCGAGGAATGCGGGCATGAATTCGTCAAGAGAGTCTCGAATGAAGAGAAGAGCAGCGTAAAGTGCCCGCAGTGTGGTAATACTAAGGTGAAGCAGTTATTATCTCCGTTTTTTGCGCCTGGATCCCGTTCTGGCGGAAACAATTTTACTCCGTCGGATGCTTGTGGCGGTTGTGGTGTAGCAGGAACTGGGTGA
- a CDS encoding bifunctional 4-hydroxy-3-methylbut-2-enyl diphosphate reductase/30S ribosomal protein S1, translating into MPILAPYAGFCQGVQRALDVALEASRQGGKCYSLGPLVHNDAVVAYLCEKGIAVAETLDEVETGSVIVIRSHGVSPRVLEEARLRGLRVFDATCPLVGRVQSLARQLREEGYELVVFGDRTHPEVLGILGWVGEKATVIGSPEEARSFAAVKKLGVVAQTTKSEEDFYSVAAELLPKGREIRVFNTVCEATKKRQQAALELCGKVDIMIVVGDKKSSNTRTLATMCQRTGVKTIQVESARDLSPDWFPAGCRVGVTAGASTPDWIIKEVLDKMVEFEGNVATDEIREDAPTREQSFVEMEAEMAESLGKGMDRGSVVTGVVIQVTDDEVMVDVGGKSEGVIPLRELSVRDVSSAKEVVKEGDTIEVYVLRWDDDGTILLSKKRVDMKKAMDRLEEAFRNGEVIEGTVLKSVKGGLLVDVGVVAFLPASHVDQGFARNLEEYVGQTLPVKVIEFNRNKRRGSQVVVSRKEVLIEEKERKRKEFWDNIEEGQIRQGVVKRLTDYGAFIDLDGYEGLLHISEMAHSRVEHPSQVLTEGSVIEVYVLGVDREKERVSLSRKKILKSPWETVAERYHEGDVVAGKVVRTAPFGVFVELEPGVDGLVHISQLSRKRVDKPEDVVEVGEEVKVKVLSVDPAEKRIGLSIKELQEGADPAFTQEYLENQNT; encoded by the coding sequence TTGCCGATTTTGGCTCCCTATGCTGGTTTTTGCCAGGGGGTTCAAAGAGCCTTGGATGTAGCTCTTGAGGCCAGTAGACAGGGTGGTAAATGCTACAGCCTTGGCCCACTCGTTCACAATGATGCAGTTGTGGCTTACTTATGTGAGAAGGGGATAGCGGTTGCCGAAACATTGGATGAAGTCGAGACGGGTTCGGTTATTGTCATCCGCTCTCATGGTGTAAGTCCGCGGGTTTTGGAAGAAGCCCGTTTGCGTGGACTAAGAGTCTTCGATGCTACCTGCCCTTTGGTAGGTAGAGTACAGTCCTTGGCGAGGCAGCTCCGCGAAGAAGGGTACGAGTTGGTCGTTTTTGGCGATAGGACTCACCCTGAGGTGTTAGGTATACTGGGGTGGGTAGGAGAAAAGGCGACGGTGATCGGGTCCCCTGAAGAAGCTCGGTCTTTTGCCGCGGTCAAGAAATTGGGAGTAGTTGCCCAGACTACCAAGAGCGAAGAGGATTTTTATTCTGTGGCAGCAGAGTTGCTACCTAAAGGACGTGAGATAAGGGTTTTTAACACTGTCTGTGAGGCTACTAAGAAGAGGCAACAAGCGGCACTCGAGCTTTGCGGCAAAGTAGATATAATGATAGTAGTTGGGGACAAAAAGAGTTCGAATACCAGGACATTAGCTACGATGTGCCAGCGGACCGGAGTGAAGACTATTCAGGTCGAAAGTGCCCGAGATCTTAGCCCGGACTGGTTCCCGGCTGGATGCCGGGTTGGCGTGACGGCAGGAGCCTCCACTCCGGATTGGATAATTAAGGAGGTTTTGGACAAGATGGTTGAGTTTGAGGGAAACGTAGCTACCGACGAAATAAGGGAAGACGCCCCCACTCGTGAGCAGTCCTTTGTGGAGATGGAGGCTGAGATGGCTGAGTCTCTAGGGAAGGGAATGGACCGGGGTAGTGTGGTCACCGGGGTCGTTATTCAGGTAACTGACGATGAGGTCATGGTGGACGTGGGCGGTAAGTCAGAAGGAGTAATCCCCTTGCGCGAGCTTTCGGTAAGAGATGTCAGTTCGGCGAAAGAAGTGGTGAAAGAAGGGGATACGATAGAAGTATATGTCTTGCGATGGGACGATGACGGAACCATCCTTCTTTCTAAGAAAAGGGTCGATATGAAGAAGGCTATGGACCGTCTAGAAGAAGCATTCCGAAACGGAGAAGTTATAGAAGGAACGGTACTCAAAAGTGTAAAAGGCGGTTTATTGGTTGACGTTGGAGTGGTGGCTTTTTTGCCCGCTTCCCATGTGGACCAAGGTTTTGCACGGAACCTGGAAGAATATGTAGGGCAGACCCTACCGGTAAAGGTCATTGAGTTTAACCGAAACAAAAGAAGAGGTTCCCAGGTTGTCGTTTCTCGTAAGGAAGTACTTATCGAAGAAAAGGAACGAAAGCGCAAGGAGTTTTGGGATAACATCGAAGAAGGGCAGATCCGACAGGGCGTAGTGAAAAGGCTTACCGATTACGGGGCTTTTATTGACTTGGATGGATACGAAGGGTTACTTCATATTTCGGAGATGGCGCACTCTCGGGTAGAGCATCCTTCTCAGGTGTTGACAGAGGGAAGCGTTATCGAGGTTTACGTTTTGGGAGTAGACAGGGAAAAAGAGCGGGTTTCACTGAGCCGCAAGAAAATACTAAAAAGTCCCTGGGAAACTGTAGCCGAAAGGTACCATGAAGGAGACGTCGTTGCTGGAAAGGTAGTACGGACTGCGCCGTTTGGAGTTTTTGTTGAGCTTGAACCCGGTGTAGATGGGTTGGTTCATATATCCCAGTTGTCTCGGAAGCGCGTAGATAAACCCGAAGACGTGGTTGAGGTCGGAGAGGAAGTCAAGGTAAAAGTCTTGAGCGTAGATCCGGCTGAGAAGCGGATAGGGCTTTCTATAAAGGAGCTCCAGGAAGGAGCTGATCCTGCTTTTACCCAGGAGTATTTGGAAAACCAGAATACCTGA
- a CDS encoding lysophospholipid acyltransferase family protein, with amino-acid sequence MLYRFLRWLSRCLFFLCRWRVEGIENVPASGPVIIAANHVSNWDPVAVGAALTRTVHFMAKEEMFENQVLAKFFTAIHAFPVKRGAPDRKAIRRALELLGEGQVVGMFPEGTRSKTGELRKPQPGVAMIALKARAQIVPVACIGTRGLVPCGWRRPFIIRIGKPVEYGEYYGSRLSTQVIEDVSQDIMKRIQELLN; translated from the coding sequence ATGTTATACAGGTTTCTTAGGTGGTTAAGCAGGTGCCTTTTTTTTCTGTGCCGATGGAGGGTAGAGGGAATAGAAAACGTTCCCGCCAGTGGTCCCGTGATTATAGCGGCTAATCACGTCAGCAACTGGGACCCGGTTGCTGTCGGAGCGGCGTTAACGCGAACCGTGCACTTCATGGCCAAGGAAGAAATGTTTGAAAATCAGGTGCTGGCCAAGTTTTTCACTGCTATTCATGCTTTCCCGGTTAAGCGAGGAGCGCCGGATCGCAAAGCCATCAGGAGGGCATTGGAGTTGCTGGGCGAAGGGCAGGTTGTGGGCATGTTTCCGGAGGGGACCCGCAGTAAAACGGGTGAACTTCGAAAGCCGCAGCCCGGGGTTGCAATGATCGCACTAAAGGCTCGGGCACAGATTGTGCCCGTTGCTTGCATTGGAACGCGAGGCCTGGTGCCATGCGGATGGCGTCGGCCTTTTATCATTCGGATTGGGAAACCGGTCGAGTACGGCGAATACTATGGATCGAGACTGAGTACCCAGGTTATCGAGGATGTCAGCCAGGACATCATGAAAAGGATTCAAGAGCTTTTAAATTAA
- the cmk gene encoding (d)CMP kinase, translating into MKIAIDGPAGAGKSTLARRIAERLGILYVDTGAMYRALTWKALANKVNLKDKAELRNLAVRTDITLAYNMGQVRVFCDGTEVTDEIRSPEVSRWVPVVAADEEIRAIMVEKQQAIAREQSVVMDGRDIGLCVLPDADYKFYLTASLEERARRRAKELVKKGYKVNFQEVKEEIRERDKLDTERLVGPLTVLPDSIVIDTSDMSPDEVVSRVLSLIGEDGNVIQVS; encoded by the coding sequence ATGAAGATTGCTATCGATGGTCCGGCTGGGGCAGGGAAAAGTACCCTGGCCCGGAGAATAGCTGAGCGACTCGGAATTCTGTATGTTGACACGGGGGCGATGTATCGGGCTCTGACATGGAAGGCCCTTGCTAATAAGGTGAACTTGAAAGACAAGGCCGAGCTACGGAATCTGGCTGTTCGTACTGACATAACCCTTGCCTATAACATGGGGCAAGTGAGAGTGTTTTGCGACGGAACGGAAGTAACCGATGAAATCAGGTCACCGGAGGTATCGAGGTGGGTACCCGTGGTGGCAGCGGATGAAGAGATACGCGCGATAATGGTGGAAAAGCAGCAGGCTATTGCGCGAGAACAGAGTGTAGTGATGGACGGGCGAGACATCGGGCTCTGTGTATTGCCTGATGCTGATTACAAGTTTTACCTGACAGCCAGCTTGGAAGAGCGGGCTCGCAGGCGTGCCAAGGAGTTAGTAAAGAAGGGCTACAAGGTCAATTTCCAGGAGGTAAAGGAAGAGATTCGCGAGCGGGACAAACTAGACACGGAACGATTAGTTGGGCCCCTCACGGTTCTTCCGGATTCTATCGTTATCGATACCAGCGACATGAGCCCCGACGAGGTGGTATCCCGTGTCCTCTCGTTGATCGGGGAGGATGGCAATGTTATACAGGTTTCTTAG
- a CDS encoding AgrD family cyclic lactone autoinducer peptide, whose protein sequence is MFNRIKSVIVKFAVLVAVVVANANLDAASIFIIYEPELPR, encoded by the coding sequence ATGTTTAACCGGATTAAGTCTGTGATAGTGAAGTTTGCCGTTTTGGTCGCAGTGGTGGTAGCGAATGCCAACTTAGATGCCGCCTCAATTTTTATAATCTATGAGCCAGAGTTGCCTCGATAA
- a CDS encoding accessory gene regulator ArgB-like protein, translating into MRPLMVRLAARLAQQTGTPCDIQLVAYGLEILVDGIIQVLAILILALILGVLKPVALVMTVAMVYRRFSGGVHCTGFYRCMTTSAVVFLGLGYLAIQLAATNYAYVFQGFAVIASSFAAVKWAPGDNPVKPITTEAKKSELKQKSLLTVVGVALIALANWYWSLFSPLTLTAITLGLLWQSFTITPWGYRLIGWGDRILTGVRVPERGGE; encoded by the coding sequence ATGCGCCCGTTGATGGTTAGACTGGCAGCCCGGCTTGCGCAGCAAACCGGTACCCCGTGTGATATTCAGTTGGTGGCTTACGGGCTAGAAATACTGGTTGACGGAATAATTCAAGTACTGGCTATTCTTATTCTTGCACTGATTCTAGGAGTGCTAAAACCCGTAGCGTTGGTTATGACGGTAGCCATGGTATACCGGCGGTTTTCAGGAGGAGTTCACTGTACTGGTTTTTATCGGTGTATGACTACCAGCGCAGTAGTTTTCCTGGGATTAGGGTACTTGGCTATCCAGCTGGCGGCAACGAATTACGCTTATGTTTTTCAAGGATTCGCCGTAATAGCATCTTCGTTCGCTGCTGTCAAGTGGGCGCCTGGGGATAATCCGGTCAAGCCCATTACGACTGAAGCCAAGAAGTCGGAGCTGAAACAAAAGAGCCTGTTGACAGTTGTAGGCGTTGCGCTGATTGCCCTTGCTAACTGGTATTGGTCGTTGTTTTCACCTTTAACCCTAACAGCGATAACCTTGGGTTTGCTTTGGCAGAGCTTTACCATCACGCCGTGGGGGTACCGTTTGATCGGTTGGGGGGACCGAATTCTAACCGGAGTGCGGGTACCAGAAAGGGGGGGAGAGTAA
- a CDS encoding sensor histidine kinase, whose translation MDQLPLCVTVLYSIPESFLVCWLGLSLVNERRCLWRLGLVAVLAAFFSFIARGLSLPYGFHSLFHLAFLVLAVTLLLQTSFWNSLLAVLFGFMFLALVETINVPLFCWVVGLDLENILRHPWLRVGMGFPQLLILGLMVWAVNRFDLRLINRKPVGKDMVQATEWEHRRTFLFYSLVAILALQVILVTFIRCREYLIRVFPLLPACVFEDAIILLLVLVVFISLKIVLRLLRLTEELAQYQCEVESLRNVGELFASMRAQRHDFLNHVQTLYGMLQLRCFQDAQDYIREVFQETVALNNVVVTGNPSLAALLHVKAGAAAARGIEFQVSVECEVGGLQIPSHELSRILGNLIDNAFDAAEMEEPSRRKVSMSVRKEQESLVFDIENCGFLDPKVKELIFYRGFSTKKGEHMGMGLSIVQELLQKYGGTVTIDDTGHGSVLSQVSIPYSR comes from the coding sequence ATGGACCAGCTTCCGCTCTGTGTAACGGTTCTTTATTCCATTCCCGAAAGCTTCTTAGTCTGCTGGTTAGGGTTAAGCCTGGTGAATGAACGCCGTTGCTTATGGAGGCTAGGCTTGGTAGCCGTGTTAGCAGCTTTTTTTTCGTTCATAGCGCGAGGATTGTCACTACCCTATGGATTTCACAGTCTCTTTCACCTAGCGTTTTTAGTATTAGCAGTTACTTTATTGTTACAGACATCCTTTTGGAACAGCCTGCTGGCAGTCCTTTTTGGTTTTATGTTTCTGGCGTTGGTAGAAACGATCAATGTTCCGCTTTTTTGTTGGGTTGTCGGCCTTGACCTCGAGAATATTCTCCGGCATCCGTGGCTGAGAGTAGGCATGGGTTTCCCGCAGCTCCTGATCTTAGGCCTAATGGTTTGGGCTGTGAACCGTTTTGACCTCAGGTTAATTAACCGTAAGCCTGTTGGGAAGGATATGGTTCAAGCTACTGAATGGGAGCACCGGAGGACGTTTCTCTTCTATTCGTTGGTAGCTATTCTGGCTCTCCAGGTGATACTTGTCACTTTTATCAGGTGCCGGGAATACCTGATACGGGTATTTCCGCTCCTACCCGCCTGCGTATTTGAAGACGCCATAATACTGCTGCTGGTACTGGTTGTATTCATTTCATTAAAGATTGTTCTGAGGCTTCTTCGCCTCACCGAAGAACTCGCTCAGTATCAATGTGAAGTTGAGAGCCTGAGAAATGTGGGAGAGTTGTTTGCCAGTATGCGGGCTCAGAGGCATGACTTTTTAAACCATGTTCAGACTCTATACGGGATGCTGCAGTTGAGATGTTTTCAGGATGCTCAAGACTACATTCGAGAAGTATTCCAGGAAACGGTGGCATTGAACAATGTGGTAGTGACTGGTAACCCAAGTTTGGCAGCTCTTCTCCATGTCAAGGCGGGTGCGGCAGCTGCCCGGGGAATCGAGTTTCAGGTATCAGTAGAGTGCGAAGTGGGCGGTTTGCAGATCCCCTCACACGAATTGAGCCGCATACTGGGCAACCTAATCGATAACGCTTTCGATGCTGCGGAAATGGAAGAACCGTCGCGGAGGAAAGTTTCCATGTCTGTACGGAAGGAGCAAGAAAGCCTTGTATTCGACATCGAGAATTGCGGGTTCCTGGATCCGAAGGTCAAGGAACTCATTTTTTACCGGGGGTTCAGTACGAAAAAGGGGGAACACATGGGTATGGGTCTGAGCATCGTTCAAGAGCTACTCCAGAAGTACGGGGGAACTGTAACCATCGACGATACGGGACACGGGTCAGTATTAAGCCAGGTTTCTATTCCCTACTCGAGATGA